The Saccharothrix variisporea genome has a segment encoding these proteins:
- a CDS encoding class I mannose-6-phosphate isomerase produces MTRPVELPANQPRQFYRGGAAIAALRGEPSADYGPEDWVASTTTLFGRDPDGLTRLPDGRWLRDAVRADPLSWLGPAHVASFGADTALLVKLLDAGQRLPVHCHPSNAFALRHLDCRHGKTEAWIVVGTSGPDPLVYIGFRGDVPAALVDAWVSTQDSAAMLGALNPVAVKPGDTVFVPAGVPHAIGEGVFIVELQQPTDFSVTLEWRGFLSEPEAWHLGLGQETALECVERSAQRVSDLVLRTGTSSSANLLGTQADPFFRADRLHVSGTAVLEESFAVLVVLEGEGTLDDLPLRRGSTVVIPHAAGTCTLSGDLVTVRCRPPLPT; encoded by the coding sequence GTGACACGACCTGTCGAGCTGCCGGCCAACCAACCCCGGCAGTTCTACCGGGGCGGCGCGGCGATCGCGGCACTGCGCGGCGAACCGTCAGCGGACTACGGCCCCGAGGACTGGGTGGCGTCCACGACCACCTTGTTCGGCCGCGATCCCGACGGCCTGACCCGGTTGCCCGACGGGCGTTGGTTGCGCGACGCCGTGCGGGCCGACCCCCTGTCGTGGCTGGGTCCGGCACACGTGGCTTCGTTCGGAGCGGACACCGCGCTGTTGGTCAAGCTGCTGGACGCGGGTCAACGGTTGCCGGTGCACTGCCACCCGTCCAACGCCTTCGCCCTGCGGCACCTGGACTGCCGGCACGGGAAGACCGAGGCGTGGATCGTGGTCGGCACGTCCGGGCCTGACCCCTTGGTGTACATCGGTTTCCGCGGCGACGTGCCCGCTGCTCTTGTCGATGCGTGGGTGTCCACCCAGGACTCCGCAGCGATGCTGGGCGCACTCAACCCGGTCGCGGTGAAGCCCGGTGACACGGTGTTCGTCCCCGCCGGCGTGCCGCACGCGATCGGCGAGGGCGTGTTCATCGTCGAACTCCAGCAGCCGACGGACTTCTCGGTGACGCTGGAGTGGCGCGGTTTCCTCTCCGAGCCCGAGGCCTGGCACCTGGGGTTGGGTCAGGAGACCGCGCTGGAGTGCGTGGAGCGGTCCGCGCAGCGCGTTTCCGACCTGGTGCTCCGCACGGGCACGTCTTCTTCGGCGAACCTGCTGGGCACGCAGGCGGACCCGTTCTTCCGTGCGGACCGACTGCACGTGTCCGGCACGGCGGTGCTGGAGGAGTCTTTCGCCGTGCTCGTAGTCCTGGAAGGCGAGGGCACCCTCGACGACTTGCCGCTCCGACGCGGCAGCACCGTAGTCATCCCCCACGCCGCCGGCACCTGCACCCTGTCCGGCGACTTGGTCACCGTGCGATGCCGACCACCGTTGCCAACCTGA
- a CDS encoding ABC transporter substrate-binding protein, with product MSTRTVALLGAALLLTACGGGGQIGDSGSSGNTKKMVLIPGVAAEPFYISMECGFREAAKAKGYEVDVQAPTKFDSTLQTPIVTGVLANKPGAVLIAPTDDKAMAGPMKQLKDAGIKVVEVDTKLEDTSIAVSTVSSNNEQGGQLAAQTLAKLAAGKSGSVLVLNTKAGTSTTDARAKGFEDEIKKFPNLKYVGQQYTDNEPDQAASKVTATLAANPDLVGVFATNLNTGEGAATGLRNAGKTGAVNLVGFDASPKQVEDLRAGAVQALIAQDPATIGRTGVEQAIAALEGGSVKRDIETDLVALTKADMDTNQKYFYKQKC from the coding sequence ATGTCAACGAGGACAGTTGCCCTGCTCGGGGCGGCCCTGCTGCTCACCGCGTGCGGCGGCGGTGGCCAGATCGGCGATTCGGGGAGTTCCGGGAACACCAAGAAGATGGTCCTGATCCCGGGCGTGGCCGCCGAACCGTTCTACATCTCCATGGAGTGCGGCTTCCGCGAGGCCGCGAAGGCGAAGGGCTACGAGGTCGACGTCCAGGCACCGACCAAGTTCGACTCCACCCTGCAAACCCCGATCGTCACCGGCGTACTCGCGAACAAGCCCGGCGCGGTCCTCATCGCACCCACCGACGACAAGGCGATGGCCGGGCCGATGAAGCAGCTCAAGGACGCGGGCATCAAGGTCGTCGAGGTGGACACCAAGCTGGAGGACACGTCCATCGCCGTCTCGACGGTGTCGTCCAACAACGAGCAGGGCGGCCAGTTGGCCGCGCAGACGTTGGCGAAGCTGGCGGCCGGCAAGTCGGGCTCGGTGCTGGTGCTGAACACCAAGGCCGGCACGTCGACCACGGACGCGCGGGCGAAGGGCTTCGAGGACGAGATCAAGAAGTTCCCGAACCTGAAGTACGTGGGCCAGCAGTACACCGACAACGAACCGGACCAGGCCGCGTCGAAGGTGACGGCAACCCTGGCCGCGAACCCGGACCTGGTGGGCGTCTTCGCGACCAACCTGAACACGGGCGAGGGCGCGGCGACCGGGCTGCGCAACGCGGGCAAGACGGGCGCGGTGAACCTGGTCGGGTTCGACGCCAGCCCCAAGCAGGTGGAGGACCTGCGGGCGGGCGCGGTGCAGGCGTTGATCGCCCAGGACCCGGCGACCATCGGACGGACGGGCGTGGAGCAGGCGATCGCGGCTTTGGAGGGCGGCAGCGTCAAACGGGACATCGAGACCGACCTGGTCGCGTTGACCAAGGCCGACATGGACACCAACCAGAAGTACTTCTACAAGCAGAAGTGCTGA
- a CDS encoding ABC transporter permease, translating into MTTRTEERTVRQRTLKQRLFGANTLWIGLVLLVLIAVFGAIRPDAVLTTFTLQTTLVETSVLLVLSVGMTYVIITSGIDLSVGSVLVFSGVTSAMTMNALNDGNATNAGWGTVLVGLVVALVSGAAWGLLNGVLIAKTGIPPLIVTLGSFGAALGAGQLISNGSNVSGVPNVLSNSLGTGTWFGVPNLVLLAAVVTAVGALVLATTRFGRYTYAIGSNEEAARRVGIGVTGHLVKVYLLAGTLAGLAGFMALAYFRVASITGHDTDNLNAIAGVVLGGTSLFGGSGSVVGTVLGVFIPAVLRKGFVIVGVNVYWQPIAVAIVLVAAVWFDQSRRRARNQR; encoded by the coding sequence ATGACCACGCGCACCGAGGAGCGGACCGTCCGGCAACGCACCCTGAAGCAGCGGCTGTTCGGCGCGAACACGCTGTGGATCGGGTTGGTGCTGCTGGTGCTGATCGCGGTGTTCGGCGCGATCCGGCCGGACGCCGTCCTGACGACCTTCACCCTCCAGACCACCCTCGTGGAAACCTCCGTCCTCCTGGTCCTCAGCGTCGGCATGACGTACGTGATCATCACCTCCGGCATCGACCTGTCGGTCGGGTCGGTCCTGGTGTTCTCCGGGGTCACCTCCGCCATGACCATGAACGCCCTGAACGACGGCAACGCCACCAACGCCGGCTGGGGCACGGTGCTCGTCGGACTCGTGGTGGCCCTGGTCTCCGGCGCGGCCTGGGGTCTGCTCAACGGCGTCCTGATCGCCAAGACCGGGATACCGCCGCTGATCGTCACCCTGGGTTCGTTCGGCGCGGCCCTCGGCGCGGGGCAGCTGATCTCCAACGGTTCCAACGTGTCCGGCGTGCCGAACGTGCTCAGCAACAGCCTCGGCACGGGCACGTGGTTCGGGGTGCCCAACCTGGTCCTGCTGGCGGCGGTCGTGACGGCGGTCGGCGCGCTGGTCCTGGCCACCACCCGGTTCGGCCGCTACACCTACGCGATCGGCTCCAACGAGGAGGCGGCGCGCAGGGTCGGCATCGGCGTCACCGGCCACCTGGTCAAGGTGTACCTGCTCGCGGGCACGCTGGCCGGGTTGGCGGGGTTCATGGCGCTCGCGTACTTCCGGGTCGCGTCCATCACCGGGCACGACACGGACAACCTCAACGCCATCGCGGGTGTCGTGCTCGGCGGCACCAGCCTGTTCGGTGGCTCGGGCTCGGTCGTCGGCACGGTGCTGGGCGTGTTCATCCCGGCCGTGCTGCGCAAGGGGTTCGTGATCGTCGGCGTGAACGTGTACTGGCAGCCCATCGCCGTGGCCATCGTGCTGGTGGCGGCGGTGTGGTTCGACCAGTCACGACGAAGGGCGCGCAATCAACGCTAG
- a CDS encoding ATP-binding cassette domain-containing protein — protein MAQPLLDARDLVKHYGSVEALRGASFTADAGEVVALIGDNGAGKSTLVKCLSGAEQPDGGTIVFDGREVVLPSPVAARSLGIETVYQDLAVAPDLDPAANLYLGRELRKSGPLGWFGVLDKKEMRRRAAESFRELGVSLQSVDVPIGALSGGQRQSVAVARSVVWASRLVFMDEPTAALGVVQRERVLDVVKRVRDQGMAVVLISHNMPEVLAVADRVEVLRLGRRVARFRAADTTVEELVGAMTGALSQEDA, from the coding sequence ATGGCCCAACCCCTGCTGGACGCCCGTGACCTGGTGAAGCACTACGGCAGCGTGGAAGCGCTGCGCGGCGCGTCGTTCACCGCCGACGCGGGCGAGGTCGTGGCACTGATCGGGGACAACGGTGCCGGCAAGTCCACGCTGGTGAAGTGCCTATCCGGGGCCGAGCAGCCCGACGGCGGCACGATCGTGTTCGACGGTCGGGAGGTCGTGCTGCCCTCGCCGGTGGCTGCCCGCTCGCTGGGGATCGAGACGGTGTACCAGGACCTGGCCGTGGCGCCGGACCTCGACCCGGCCGCGAACCTCTACCTGGGGCGCGAGCTGCGCAAATCCGGGCCGTTGGGGTGGTTCGGGGTGTTGGACAAGAAGGAGATGCGGCGGCGGGCCGCGGAGTCGTTCCGTGAGTTGGGGGTGTCGTTGCAGAGCGTGGACGTGCCGATCGGGGCGCTGTCGGGCGGGCAGCGGCAGAGTGTGGCCGTGGCGCGCAGTGTCGTGTGGGCGAGTCGGCTGGTGTTCATGGACGAGCCCACCGCCGCCCTGGGGGTCGTGCAGCGGGAACGGGTGCTGGACGTGGTGAAGCGGGTTCGGGACCAGGGCATGGCGGTCGTGCTGATCAGCCACAACATGCCCGAGGTGCTGGCCGTGGCCGACCGGGTCGAGGTGCTGCGCCTGGGCCGGCGGGTGGCTCGGTTCCGGGCGGCGGACACGACCGTCGAGGAGTTGGTCGGTGCGATGACCGGAGCCCTGTCGCAGGAGGACGCATGA